Proteins from a single region of Syntrophales bacterium:
- a CDS encoding energy-coupling factor ABC transporter permease, producing MHMADALITPAVGGTMWAVTAGLTVYSAKKIGEDPDGKTVPLMGVLGAFIFAAQMINFTIPATGSSGHLGGGMILAMLLGPHAAFLTMASVLAVQALFFADGGLLALGCNIFNLGFFSCFVAYPLICRRIVGGSPSAGRIMTGAMLSSIVALQLGAFAVVLETVASGISELPLTTFALLMQPIHLAIGIVEGLVTAAVITFVWSARPEILQAIPAVKATGGGMRRLLVLLAALAVLTGGVLSWFASTNPDGLEWSMLRTAGKEDLSGPGSAAHAVLAGIQEKISILPDYGFRMVPEGTAAKTGRSESWPDINAGRSLAGIVGGGLTLLLAGAAGVVLRRATRSGKSRRLPDR from the coding sequence ATGCACATGGCCGATGCGTTGATCACACCCGCCGTCGGCGGGACGATGTGGGCCGTCACGGCCGGCCTGACGGTTTATTCCGCGAAGAAGATCGGGGAGGACCCGGACGGGAAAACCGTTCCGCTCATGGGGGTCCTGGGGGCCTTCATCTTTGCGGCGCAGATGATCAATTTCACGATTCCGGCCACGGGCTCCAGCGGCCACCTGGGGGGCGGAATGATCCTGGCGATGCTCCTCGGACCCCATGCGGCGTTTCTCACCATGGCCTCCGTCCTGGCCGTCCAGGCCCTCTTTTTCGCCGACGGCGGCCTGCTCGCCCTCGGGTGCAACATCTTCAATCTCGGCTTCTTTTCCTGTTTCGTTGCCTATCCCCTGATCTGCCGGCGCATCGTCGGGGGGAGCCCCTCGGCGGGAAGAATCATGACCGGCGCCATGCTGTCCTCCATCGTCGCCCTGCAGCTGGGAGCCTTTGCCGTCGTGCTCGAGACGGTCGCCTCCGGCATCAGCGAGCTTCCCTTAACCACGTTCGCCCTCCTCATGCAGCCGATCCATCTCGCCATCGGCATCGTCGAGGGGCTGGTGACCGCCGCGGTCATCACGTTTGTCTGGAGTGCCCGGCCCGAGATTCTGCAGGCAATTCCGGCAGTGAAGGCCACCGGGGGGGGCATGAGGAGACTCCTGGTTCTGCTGGCCGCGCTGGCCGTGCTAACCGGCGGCGTCCTGTCCTGGTTTGCCTCCACGAACCCCGACGGGCTCGAGTGGTCCATGCTGCGCACAGCGGGGAAGGAGGATCTGTCCGGGCCGGGAAGCGCGGCCCATGCGGTGCTGGCCGGGATCCAGGAAAAAATATCAATCCTGCCGGATTACGGTTTCCGAATGGTCCCGGAAGGAACGGCAGCCAAGACCGGCAGGAGTGAATCGTGGCCCGATATCAATGCCGGCCGCTCTCTTGCCGGCATTGTCGGCGGCGGGCTGACCCTGCTCCTGGCGGGGGCGGCCGGGGTCGTCCTGAGACGGGCGACCCGGTCCGGAAAGAGCCGGCGGCTGCCCGATCGATGA
- a CDS encoding energy-coupling factor transporter transmembrane component T, whose translation MSGAGQTLDAINGLDGSGRAGSPALGVDPRAMIVTTFLYIAVVSSFEKYDLLGLLPLVLYPVSLSALGRLSVRRIVRRLLVASPFAVMIGMFNPFFDGRIIAELGPLAFSGGWVSFLSILVKFLLTVSAALILVEICGFDAVCFGLGKMGVPRILVSQLLFLKRYIHVVADEAGRMVRAHALRSFGRHISFRVFGSLCGQLLLRSLDRAQRIYQAMISRGFSGRIHLLRERSVGAGDVLFASLWIGFFLLARCVNIPLWFGTLVLGRPA comes from the coding sequence ATGAGCGGTGCCGGTCAGACCCTCGACGCCATAAACGGTCTCGACGGTTCGGGGAGGGCCGGCTCGCCCGCGCTCGGGGTGGACCCCCGTGCCATGATCGTCACGACGTTTCTCTACATCGCCGTGGTCTCATCCTTTGAAAAATACGACCTCCTCGGCCTTCTCCCGCTCGTTCTCTATCCCGTTTCCCTGTCGGCCCTGGGCCGCCTTTCCGTCCGCCGGATCGTCCGGCGGCTGCTCGTTGCGTCGCCCTTCGCCGTCATGATCGGCATGTTCAATCCCTTCTTCGACGGCCGCATCATCGCCGAACTGGGGCCGCTGGCCTTTTCGGGGGGCTGGGTTTCTTTCCTTTCGATCCTGGTCAAGTTTCTCCTCACGGTGAGCGCGGCCCTCATCCTCGTGGAGATCTGCGGCTTTGACGCCGTGTGCTTCGGCCTCGGGAAGATGGGTGTGCCAAGGATCCTCGTTTCCCAGCTTCTCTTCCTGAAGCGGTACATCCACGTGGTGGCGGACGAGGCGGGCCGGATGGTCCGCGCCCATGCGCTGCGGTCATTCGGCCGGCACATCTCCTTTCGGGTCTTCGGTTCCCTGTGCGGGCAGCTCCTGCTCCGCTCCCTCGACCGGGCGCAGCGCATCTATCAGGCCATGATCTCCCGCGGCTTTTCCGGACGGATTCATCTTCTCAGGGAGCGGTCCGTCGGGGCCGGGGACGTCCTCTTCGCGTCCCTCTGGATCGGTTTCTTCCTGCTTGCGCGCTGTGTCAACATTCCCCTCTGGTTCGGGACGCTTGTCCTCGGGAGGCCCGCTTGA
- a CDS encoding ABC transporter ATP-binding protein yields the protein MSHHIVELKNLEFAYPDGTPALRGVSFRIVHGESVGLVGANGAGKSTLLLHLNGCLFPAGGTVQVGDFPLTRKNVDDVRRRVGMVFQDPDDQLFMPRVFDDVAFGPLNLGLPPGEVEARVHGALREVGAVHLAERPPYRISGGEKRAAAIATVLSMSPDILVMDEPSSGLDPLSRRQLIGLLRNFRHTKIIATHDLDLVLDVCERTIILSGGCVAADGPTLEIFRDEALLTANHLERPLRMQPLLDG from the coding sequence TTGAGCCATCACATCGTCGAGCTGAAGAATCTCGAATTCGCTTACCCCGACGGCACGCCGGCGCTCCGGGGCGTCTCCTTCCGGATCGTTCACGGAGAGTCGGTCGGACTGGTCGGCGCCAACGGAGCGGGCAAATCCACGCTGCTGCTTCACCTCAACGGATGCCTCTTCCCGGCCGGCGGAACCGTCCAGGTGGGCGATTTCCCGCTGACCCGGAAAAACGTGGACGACGTGCGCCGCCGGGTGGGCATGGTCTTTCAGGATCCCGACGACCAGTTGTTCATGCCCCGCGTCTTTGACGACGTGGCCTTTGGCCCCCTGAACCTGGGCCTGCCGCCGGGCGAGGTGGAGGCCCGCGTTCACGGGGCGCTCCGGGAGGTCGGCGCCGTTCACCTGGCCGAACGGCCGCCCTACCGGATATCGGGAGGCGAAAAGCGCGCCGCCGCCATTGCCACGGTCCTGTCCATGTCGCCGGACATCCTGGTCATGGACGAGCCGAGCTCCGGCCTCGATCCCCTTTCCCGGAGGCAGCTGATCGGGCTTCTCCGCAACTTCCGGCACACAAAGATCATCGCCACCCACGATCTCGATCTCGTCCTGGACGTCTGCGAGCGGACCATCATTCTCAGCGGCGGCTGTGTCGCCGCCGACGGTCCCACCCTGGAGATCTTCCGGGACGAGGCCCTTCTTACGGCCAACCACTTGGAGAGGCCGCTCAGGATGCAGCCTCTATTGGACGGTTGA
- a CDS encoding MBL fold metallo-hydrolase — MKKRILIAVGVLAGVAILIAGYVLVPFLIEVRKMTPAATGEVVPGVFAIRDDYVNLYLVKGKDGYVMIDGGSGAAAVEEGLRTLGILKDRISAVFLTHSDSDHTAALAVLGDVPLFVGSEEERIIKGPEYRMFFTRNSLPDRRRLLAGGETVDSDGVIVQAFRTPGHTPGSRCYLVNGRWLFTGDTISLKEGKAGPFVERFNMDTPTEIVSIGKIAKLNGVEAVFTAHHGWTKDFQGAFAAWRK, encoded by the coding sequence ATGAAAAAGAGAATCCTGATCGCTGTCGGTGTCCTGGCCGGGGTTGCGATCCTGATCGCCGGCTATGTGCTGGTTCCGTTCCTGATCGAAGTCCGGAAAATGACGCCGGCGGCTACCGGCGAGGTCGTTCCGGGCGTTTTCGCCATCCGGGATGACTACGTGAACCTCTACCTGGTCAAGGGAAAGGACGGCTATGTCATGATCGACGGAGGCAGTGGTGCCGCCGCCGTCGAGGAGGGCCTCCGGACGCTCGGCATCCTGAAGGACAGGATCAGCGCCGTCTTCCTGACCCATTCCGACAGCGACCACACGGCGGCCCTGGCCGTGCTCGGGGATGTCCCGCTCTTTGTCGGGTCCGAGGAAGAGAGAATCATCAAGGGTCCCGAGTACCGGATGTTTTTCACCCGGAATTCGCTGCCGGACCGCCGGAGGCTCCTGGCGGGAGGAGAGACCGTGGACAGCGACGGCGTCATCGTGCAGGCGTTCCGCACCCCTGGACACACGCCGGGTTCGCGCTGCTATCTCGTCAACGGCCGCTGGCTCTTCACGGGCGACACGATCAGCCTGAAGGAGGGCAAGGCCGGTCCCTTCGTGGAGCGGTTCAACATGGATACGCCGACGGAGATCGTCTCCATCGGGAAAATCGCGAAGCTGAATGGCGTGGAGGCGGTCTTCACGGCGCATCACGGCTGGACGAAGGATTTCCAGGGGGCCTTCGCCGCATGGAGGAAATGA
- a CDS encoding cupin domain-containing protein — translation MDVNRQFGCMILGLCLLVLAGSVSPAWGYDSGVTVRTVLKSTTAGNGQPLEYLRTDRPEVTAAVVEIAPGAQTGWHLHRVPVYAYVMEGTLTVQLDEGKEITFNKGQAILEVRNTPHNGINAGKDTVRLIVFYTGAVGEPLSEKVER, via the coding sequence ATGGACGTAAACAGGCAATTCGGTTGCATGATCCTCGGCCTGTGCCTGCTGGTTCTGGCCGGGTCCGTTTCCCCGGCATGGGGGTACGACAGCGGCGTGACGGTCAGGACGGTCCTGAAATCGACCACCGCCGGCAACGGCCAGCCGTTGGAATACCTGCGGACGGACCGGCCCGAGGTCACGGCGGCCGTCGTCGAGATCGCCCCGGGAGCGCAGACGGGATGGCATCTCCACCGGGTTCCCGTTTATGCCTACGTCATGGAGGGAACTCTGACAGTCCAGCTGGATGAGGGGAAGGAGATCACGTTTAACAAGGGCCAAGCCATCCTGGAAGTTCGCAACACCCCCCACAACGGGATCAACGCCGGGAAGGATACGGTCCGTCTCATCGTCTTCTACACGGGAGCCGTGGGGGAGCCCCTCTCGGAAAAAGTGGAGCGCTGA
- a CDS encoding DUF3192 domain-containing protein, translated as MMRKALAILVALLLLAGCGASIRKNNENLMMLKVGMPQAEAVKIMGAPTLSESYEAAGGERVSILYYQTETKNVTVLSVKEECTPVVFIDGKLAGWGDRLTASTINTHKVRAK; from the coding sequence ATGATGAGAAAAGCACTGGCAATCCTTGTTGCTTTGCTCCTCCTGGCGGGCTGCGGGGCCTCCATCCGGAAGAACAACGAGAACCTGATGATGCTCAAGGTCGGGATGCCGCAGGCGGAGGCCGTGAAAATCATGGGGGCGCCCACGTTGAGCGAGTCTTACGAGGCGGCGGGGGGAGAGAGGGTGAGTATCCTTTACTACCAGACCGAGACGAAGAACGTCACGGTCCTGTCGGTGAAGGAAGAGTGTACGCCCGTCGTTTTCATCGACGGAAAGCTCGCGGGCTGGGGGGACCGCCTGACGGCCTCCACGATCAACACCCATAAAGTCAGGGCGAAGTGA
- a CDS encoding TolC family outer membrane protein: MKHGIALRSVRGQRNVRSGPLGIGTFLILALLFSTQPSFAVDLLGAYGLALKNDPRFVGARYERDASVEKLSQARAGLLPKLTAEGVYTQTRQNIISSDNTVYGQGSSTFPTTEYSISLVQPLFNMASWASLQRARATAKGADLKLETAKQDMMVRLAKAYLGALATRDNLEFIGVEETAVSRYHELVTGRFSSGLTSRTDFLDAKARLSDVRARKIAAQSNHDDAFQALREIVGQDIEKIAAVREELPLVSPDPNNIETWIDATVKQSPSLEMQRQAVEEARHEVRRQQAGHYPFINLEAEYDRTKTEGTLFGGGSEVETAYVLARLTIPIFEGGVVASRTREAKSLHQAAAQEEERQTRAARKETRAAYLGVISSIDRVKALREALEAQKMVLEAKREGYRSGLYTILAVMDAERDLYRARRDYAVARYDYIMNSLRLKKAVGTLSDGDIASINDWFEKEP; encoded by the coding sequence ATGAAACATGGCATTGCACTCCGGTCGGTACGCGGGCAAAGAAACGTCCGGTCCGGTCCGCTGGGAATCGGGACGTTCCTGATCCTGGCGCTGCTCTTTTCTACCCAGCCTTCCTTCGCCGTGGACCTGCTCGGCGCGTATGGGCTGGCCCTCAAGAACGATCCCCGGTTCGTCGGCGCCCGCTACGAGCGCGATGCCTCGGTCGAAAAGTTGAGCCAGGCCAGGGCAGGGCTTCTGCCGAAACTGACGGCCGAGGGGGTGTACACGCAGACGCGGCAGAACATCATCAGCAGTGACAACACCGTCTACGGCCAGGGCTCATCGACCTTTCCCACAACGGAATATTCCATCTCCCTTGTTCAGCCCCTGTTCAACATGGCATCCTGGGCCAGCCTTCAGCGTGCCCGGGCGACGGCCAAGGGGGCGGACCTGAAACTGGAGACGGCGAAGCAGGACATGATGGTCCGGCTGGCCAAAGCCTACCTGGGAGCCCTGGCGACGCGCGACAATCTCGAGTTCATCGGTGTCGAGGAGACGGCGGTGAGCCGGTACCACGAACTCGTCACCGGCAGGTTCAGCTCCGGCCTGACTTCAAGAACGGACTTTCTCGACGCCAAGGCCAGGCTGTCGGATGTCCGGGCGAGAAAGATCGCCGCCCAGAGCAACCATGACGACGCCTTCCAGGCGCTCAGGGAGATCGTCGGGCAGGATATCGAAAAGATTGCCGCCGTCCGTGAAGAGCTGCCCCTGGTCAGCCCGGATCCAAACAACATCGAGACGTGGATCGACGCCACGGTGAAGCAGAGCCCCTCCCTGGAAATGCAGCGGCAGGCTGTGGAGGAGGCCCGACACGAGGTCCGCCGGCAGCAGGCGGGGCATTATCCCTTTATCAACCTGGAAGCGGAATACGACCGGACGAAAACCGAGGGTACCCTTTTCGGGGGCGGCAGCGAAGTCGAAACGGCGTATGTTCTCGCACGGCTGACCATTCCGATCTTCGAGGGCGGTGTCGTGGCTTCCCGCACGCGGGAAGCCAAGAGTCTGCATCAGGCCGCCGCCCAGGAAGAGGAGCGCCAGACGCGGGCAGCCAGAAAGGAAACGCGGGCCGCCTATCTGGGCGTCATCAGCTCCATCGACCGCGTGAAGGCCCTGCGGGAGGCCCTGGAGGCGCAGAAGATGGTCCTGGAGGCCAAGCGGGAAGGGTATCGGTCCGGTCTCTACACGATCCTGGCCGTCATGGATGCCGAGCGGGATCTTTACCGGGCGCGCCGTGATTACGCCGTGGCCCGATACGATTACATCATGAACAGCCTGCGCCTGAAGAAGGCGGTGGGCACCCTGAGCGACGGGGACATCGCCTCCATCAACGACTGGTTTGAAAAGGAGCCGTAA